In Phaseolus vulgaris cultivar G19833 chromosome 3, P. vulgaris v2.0, whole genome shotgun sequence, the sequence AATAAGACGTAATTTTCACTCTCCAAAGTTTGTGAGTATGATTATAGGCTACACATTAGAGACATTATAGCTAATGAATATGGAGAGATTATGTACCATACTAAGTTTATGTAATAATTTGTATTCTGAATGATAATTTTGGTTACTTTTATGTTCACTTTATAACTAAATACTTGTTTAACCGATTATATATATCTTGTCTTATCGATAAGTTGTGTTTGCAATAGGTAAACACGTGAATCGAGGAGAGGTTGTACTAGAGTCATTCGTAGGTATTTGTGAGTTCACGAAATGGACCTACGAATATGGTGGACAAGGCACGGTTGGAGAGCATGGTTGATGGAAGTTGAACGACCAAAGCCTACAATAATATTGTTGGTGCTCTTCGTCGTCTTGGTTTGGTGGGGATATCAAAAGACAATATGAAAGATAGGTAAAAGAGCCTCAAAGACACATTGTGTGAGGTTCATAATCTATTTAGTGGACTTAGTGGATTTGCATGAAGTGAATCAACAAAatgttttgaggttgaagatgAGGTTTTAGATTACTTGATCAAGGTAATGTATGCACTTGTAGAAAATACTTTCATTATCCACAATTAAAGAGATCTTAATGTACTTGAACATGTTTATTTTGAGGCAAAATCCTTTGTCCCATCAGACACTACGACTTGATGGAAGGTCTGTGGGGAGTTGATCATGCCACAAGCCATGGAGTAAGGACAACCTGAAAGGTTCACTACGACGTGGACTTATCCATCAATGCATTCTTGGAACTAGGTTGATCACACTATTTTGATCGAAAAACCTTAAACAAGTTGAATATCGTTCAAGTCAACCGTGTCTGGCAACATGGTAGGGTGAACCAGGATGATGGACAAGATGACCAAAACCCACTAATAATTGACGACCATGTTGAAGACATTGTACCTCAACCCTAGTCTCCCATGATGCTTAAatactttcaaaattttggatGATATTCAGGAAATGTAATAAGgattaaataatttgaacatTAATGTCAATAGAGATTTGAGAGGGTTTATCAAAGAATTAATCAACTTCAATAAAGATTTGATGATTTTTAGGACTCTTTCTGAATGATAGTTGTCATCATTTGATTGATGTTTCCCCCgtaattattgtaatttaactatatttttctattatattgtATTATACGGTTCtatgtattaattaattattagttGTTTATTccagtttattttattaagttttacaaaatttacaatttttcttaaaaaaatttacaattatttttattcaattttatcaaaatcCATTAACAATTGCATGTACTcacaatattaaataattatttttttttaattaagttcacagaaaagataatattttaatcacacATAacctctatttataaataaataatcatatttcattttaacaaaaatagaaaaaattgtaATCTTATAACtttattaactaaaaaaaataatcaattacaCTTATTACATAagttacaaaattttataaactttttatttttatttatcttcacTTTCCACTATCTTTCCTTTATCTTTCTCCTCTAATTCATCCCTTTACAAACAAAACATTAGAGTGGATAACTAATTTTATGTGGCAAGCAATTAATAGCATTACACTTGTAATTATTAAGTTGAAAACATAGGTATTGTGTTAGTTAATATTAATGTTTGATGTAATTAAGATAGATGTTTTGACCCCTGGGTAAGGGGACGAGTCAGGTAGTACCAAGATTGAGGACCTCGATCTGTGTGTGTTGTTCGATAGTATGAACAGTTAGAAGGAATTCTAATTCTAATTCTTGCTCCGCAAAGGGAGGGGACAACGAAAGAAACGACACAACTACCAAGTTGACTCCTTAATAATATCCAATCATGGTGACACGCCTTTTGTTGTTGCCTCAAGAAGCTGCACACAAAGCTTGCTTTTCCCATAACATCTGTCACCCTTTTGGATATTCCATCTTCTTACATTATTTTTAGCAAATTGCCAgtttaagaaaaaacaaaaatctttTCTGTTTTCGTCGTTGCCAACGATTTTGCATCTGGTGGGGTTTCATGGAGGAGGTTTGATGCGATCATTCCTCTCCCAGAAACCACATATTCCACCACCTGGGTTTTGATCCTTCCGAGGTTGGGTTTGTGGATTTTCATGCTTTTTTTTAGATAGATAGATTTATTCTGATGTGGGTTTGTGTAATTTGGAAGGTGGGTTAATGCTCAATGGTAATCCCACCAATCATTTTTTGAAAGGAATAGTTGGAAGTTGGTGTCAGATTCACAGTACCCTCTTGGCAAATTGAAATTAGAATAGAAATTCTCCCAAAGGTAcaaggatatttttttttttatgtattgtaAAATAATTGTGTTATTGTTCGGTTTCTCGAAGTTCACGAAGGGTTGAACCAATctgtaaaaaatgttttttaatatttaaatgaaCAGTTTTAAAGTTGGCAATTCATTGGTTGCGCAGACTCGAAGAGTTGTGGACAAAAACTACCGGAACCTGTTTTCCATCTCTCTCGAGAATCATGTGGGGCTTTGACTGTTACAACCAATTCTTTCGAATGCGTGAGAAATTTTGATTAAGTTGTTGTTGGTTTGGTAGAGGGATTGAACCTTTGACAGAGAACAAGATCTGTCCAACAAACCTTTACTTGATATCAGAATTCTGGATTGATGATCTCATGTCGGGGGTGTTTGTCCAAAAGAGAAATTGGTGCCTTTTGATGAGGCTGTGAAGAAACCCTGCTTCCGATTTCCTGAATAGCTAGTTAATTGTATTGTGGTTTTGTTTGTGAGGGATATGAAGTTTCTGAGCCTGGTGGGGAATTCTTTCGGTTGTTCTGCATCTGGTGAGCGCTTAGTTTCTGCTGCAAGAGATGGGGATGTTCAAGAGGCCAAAGCCTTGTTGGAATATAACCCCCGTCTTGCAAGGTATTCCACTTTTGGTGTTCGCAATTCCCCTTTGCATTACTCTGCCGCTCATGGCCACCATGAGGTACTTTATTCAATGTACTCCAACTCCTtgtattatgttttaaaattattttcaaaatatcaacTGTGTTTTGTGTTGATGTAGATAGTGTATCTCTTGCTTGAGTCCGGAGTTGATATCAATCTCAGAAATTATCGCGGTCAGGTAATCCatgttgttttgttttaatgTCTCTTCAATTCTATTCACAGTTTACATGTCACATCACAGAGCAAGTTTTACCGGTTTGGATTATAGAAAGGGCCATTTCTTTTACTTACTTTTCACACTTTATTATAACATTAACAGACTGCATTGATGCAAGCTTGTCAACATGGTCACTGGGAGGTGGTTCAGACCTTGACTATTTTTAAAGCCAATGTATGATCGGACTATCAAGCAATTTTGTTGCATATTTTGCTAACAGTCAGATGAATTATTGAGTTGTAAAACATTGGTTGTTAAATTTGATTGCAGATCCATAAAGCTGATTACCTAAATGGAGGAACTGCCCTTCATTTGGCTGCTTTGAATGGCCACACCAGGTGCATTCGGCTAATCCTGGCAGACTATATACCTAGCACCGGTAACTTCTGGAATGCATTACAGACAGGTGATAAAAAATCAATCTCCGAATTTGATCAAAGGTACTCTGTCTCTCACGCAAAGGTCTTACTGCTTCTTCAGCTGTGGCAATGagttaatttttatctttaaatggTTGCATACAAAGTGGTCTTCGCGAGGTAATTAACAAAACTTCTGATGGAGGGATCACTGCTCTGCATATGGCAGCATTGAATGCGCATGTTGAAAGTGTACAGTTACTCTTAGACTTGGGAGCTTCTGTGTGCGAGGTTACGGTGGAGGATGGAACTACCATTGATTTAATTGGTAATTGTTTGACATTTCTGTTTCATATAGTGAAGTCCAATATTTGCTTTGGAAATTCACCATATATGACTAAGTAGATTACTTTTTCCACTGTGTTATCAAAACTGCACTGCTGCTGCTGCTTTCTCTAACTAAAAAAACTGCACCAGTTGTTGTTTCTCACTAATAATTTCAACATTTCCATTTCTGTTTCCTGGCTGGCTTCAGGATTTGCTTGGTTGAACTGAAAATTAGCAGGTGAAAACTTTGTATTGAAATTTTGTTAGAAATGTCTAGGGCCACAAAAATTGGAGTAGCTGGAGCTAAATTGTAACTCAATTACATTCTATTTCCACAATTAGTCATCTCTCCTAAAGTGATTGAAAAATAGTTACATATATCATTCCACATTACTTTCCCCATCTTTTGAGATTACCATTAGTGACTGAGTGGATTTCCCCCTCTTTCATCTCTTTTTAAACCTTATAAGTATGGTTGTGAGTCAGCATCAAGTATGCATTTACATGTTGACCCCCTCCACCCTAGAGTTACTTTAAACACTGTAAGTTGGAACACAgcttaaaagatattttaagaaatttgaaCATATCACAGTAAGTTTGAGCTAATTTAATCAGTTTCACCCTTAATAACTGCTGTTCATACTTATTTTGCAGGTTCTGGAAGTACGCCACTTCATTATGCTGCATGTGGTGGAAATGCCCAATGCTGTCAAGTGTGTTTCTATCTTCCTTTAGAAGAAAACATACTTTTGCAactgaaaatatattattcatcCAAATTAATAGGGCATCAGCATATTGAAGTTCCTTtcctttttaattttgtgttattGTTTGGTTCAGCTGTTGATTGCCAAGGGTGCCGATATGACTGCCGAGAATGCAAATGGGTACATCTAAATGTCTCTGTTACCTTTTGATCTGTGATGACTTTATCCTACTTACTCCCTCAGATGGCaaagatattaatattttggtCTGTAGATGGAAAAATTATCGCTTTCCTAAAGGAGCCAAACAACTCCCGGCCACCTTGTCTTCTATTCTTGAAAAATCTTATACTAATGAATCTATAGACCCCTTGGCGTTTGACCAGAAACTAAAGTTTAATCCTGATTATCTTGGTCATCCATGTTTCTGAGTTTTATTGTGTTTTCTTCTATGAAGTTGTGCTCTAAAAAATAGcctcatttttttcttctttgtgaATTGTAATTGGATTTTTCCATTGCTCATCTTGAAATGAAATGCCAGTTCATCatgatattttgaattgtagTATTATCCGTATGACTTGGATTTGCAAGAGCCTGTCTGTTTCATTACAATTTGAATCGAGGATAATATTGTTTTCTGACTGCATTCTTTTGAAGAATCCTTTTGTCTATACTTGATGAAAGACAATTGAACCTACCACAAGCGTAGTAGTGCTTGTAATGCTATGTTGCATTTGAATAAAGCAACCGGAGATTTATGCTGTCGAAAGCACTTGTTTGTCAATGATGGGTGTATAATTTTTTGGTTTCaatgatttttgttttgaagaTGGACGCCCTTGATGGTTGCTCGTTCGTGGCATAGAGACTGGCTTGAGGACATCTTAAAAACACCTCCAGCAGAACCCCTACAagttcttccatctccatatATATCTCTTCCTCTCATGAGCATTGTAAGAATTGCTAGGTATGTGTATTAGCTCTATTCTGTTATTCATTCAACTAATTTCTTCTTATTGGAGTGTATGATATTTGGTGCTATCTGCTATGCTCCTCATTTGGAGAACCGATTGAAAACTTTTGTTTTCTAGAATTAGCaacaatatattttcataagcACAATTCTTTCTATTAATTTGTTCAGTCCGCTCTGACTTCAAATCAACTAGCAGGTTGTAGATTTGATATATCATGCTTTGACTGTAGTGTCTGTCTGGCCTGATTTTTCAACAGAATTGAtggaaataatttaaatttaactggtGATTTTATGTGATTATGTTTCTAATTATACATGTTACGTATTTTTTGGGTTCAATAATTTCATTTGAGATCCAGCGTCATAGACGTAACTAGGAAACATTTTTTGATCTGCTCATAGGTTACGCTAAACTCGGGATATGTTTGGTCAA encodes:
- the LOC137807385 gene encoding E3 ubiquitin-protein ligase XBAT32, with protein sequence MKFLSLVGNSFGCSASGERLVSAARDGDVQEAKALLEYNPRLARYSTFGVRNSPLHYSAAHGHHEIVYLLLESGVDINLRNYRGQTALMQACQHGHWEVVQTLTIFKANIHKADYLNGGTALHLAALNGHTRCIRLILADYIPSTGNFWNALQTGDKKSISEFDQSGLREVINKTSDGGITALHMAALNAHVESVQLLLDLGASVCEVTVEDGTTIDLIGSGSTPLHYAACGGNAQCCQLLIAKGADMTAENANGWTPLMVARSWHRDWLEDILKTPPAEPLQVLPSPYISLPLMSIVRIARECGWRTNELAPTCLDPCAVCLERKCMVAVEGCDHEFCTQCALYLCSTNSTSTTTTSPPGSIACPLCRHGIVSFVKLPDARPLQKEMQRPSNLSLAFCTCSSEVLEDSSDMTTPFCKPTSRGSKTSSPSRTLRSKSCQALPSFKINPSLCLGAEVSPSLVPCTLSRNVKNHLARCSGSSLRRSSSQTERRKSWFCSLNQTVDTGSGC